The following proteins are co-located in the Corynebacterium aquilae DSM 44791 genome:
- a CDS encoding aminotransferase class I/II-fold pyridoxal phosphate-dependent enzyme, with protein sequence MTINDLSREELAAFHEEMTKAYQELVSKGLKLDLTRGKPSSEQLDLSNELLALPGAEYKAADGTDTRNYGGLTGITDIRRIWADLLNIDESLVYAADASSLNIEFDCISFAYTFGTQDSPRPWGVEDDIKWICPVPGYDRHHTITEHFGFEMIPVPMLEDGPDMDAVRELVKDPAVKGMWNVPVFGNPTGVTYSERVCRELAEMDTAAPDFRIIWDNAYAVHTLTPSFPEIYDVIGMAAAAGNPNRFWVYTSTSKITFAGAGVSFFASSADNLKWYSSHANVRGIGPNKVNQLAHANFFGDADGVRAHMRKHAASLAPKFSRVLDILNERLGDKGIATWTTPEGGYFISLDVVDGTAARTVELAKEAGIALTAAGSSFPLKKDPNDRNIRLAPSLPPISELETAMDGVCTCALLAACEKALNS encoded by the coding sequence ATGACCATCAACGACCTTTCTCGCGAAGAACTTGCAGCCTTCCACGAGGAGATGACCAAGGCCTACCAGGAGCTCGTCTCCAAGGGCCTCAAGCTTGACCTCACCCGCGGCAAGCCCTCCTCTGAGCAGCTGGACCTGTCCAATGAGCTGCTTGCGCTGCCGGGCGCCGAGTACAAGGCGGCCGACGGCACCGACACCCGCAACTACGGCGGACTGACCGGCATCACCGACATCCGCCGCATCTGGGCTGACCTGCTCAACATCGACGAGTCCCTGGTGTACGCCGCCGATGCCTCCTCGCTCAACATCGAGTTCGACTGCATCTCCTTCGCCTACACCTTCGGCACCCAGGACTCCCCGCGCCCCTGGGGTGTCGAAGACGACATCAAGTGGATCTGCCCCGTGCCCGGCTACGACCGCCACCACACCATCACCGAGCACTTCGGCTTCGAAATGATCCCCGTGCCGATGCTGGAAGACGGCCCCGACATGGATGCGGTCCGCGAACTGGTCAAGGACCCGGCCGTCAAGGGCATGTGGAACGTGCCGGTGTTCGGCAACCCCACCGGTGTCACCTACAGCGAGCGCGTTTGCCGCGAACTGGCAGAAATGGACACCGCCGCACCGGACTTCCGCATCATCTGGGACAACGCCTACGCCGTCCATACCCTCACCCCCTCCTTCCCGGAGATCTACGACGTGATCGGCATGGCTGCCGCGGCCGGCAATCCCAACCGCTTCTGGGTGTACACCTCCACCTCGAAGATCACCTTCGCCGGCGCCGGCGTGTCCTTCTTCGCCTCCTCCGCCGACAACCTCAAGTGGTACTCCAGCCACGCCAACGTCCGCGGCATCGGGCCGAACAAGGTCAACCAGCTCGCCCACGCCAACTTCTTCGGCGACGCCGACGGCGTCCGCGCCCACATGCGCAAACACGCCGCCTCCCTCGCCCCGAAGTTCAGCCGCGTCCTCGACATCCTCAACGAACGCCTCGGGGATAAAGGCATCGCCACCTGGACCACCCCCGAAGGTGGCTACTTCATCTCCCTCGACGTCGTCGACGGCACCGCCGCCCGCACCGTCGAACTGGCCAAGGAAGCCGGCATCGCCCTGACCGCCGCCGGCTCCTCCTTCCCCCTGAAAAAAGACCCCAACGACCGCAACATCCGCCTCGCCCCCTCCCTGCCGCCGATCTCCGAACTCGAGACCGCCATGGACGGCGTATGCACCTGCGCACTGCTCGCAGCCTGCGAAAAGGCGCTAAACTCATAA
- the cobF gene encoding precorrin-6A synthase (deacetylating) codes for MRTINVIGIGAGSPKHITLEAIEALQHSDAVIALDKGDTKQDLLALRQTIVDTHAPGTPIHAVTDPERDRNPTNYRQEVARWHSARAQLLADTIRTNTTDNSTIAFLVWGDPSLYDSTLRIIERMRRECHLDAHVHTIPGITAIHALTAAHNILINRVGEAIHITTGRNLPNETPNNRRNIIVMLDGGTAWQDVAGDNTYIYWGAYLGTEHQTLRHGWARDIGEELATLKQQLRQQHGWIMDTYLLREMDHHTQPTATT; via the coding sequence ATGCGCACCATCAACGTCATCGGCATCGGCGCCGGCAGCCCCAAACACATCACCCTCGAAGCCATCGAAGCCCTCCAACACAGCGACGCCGTCATCGCCCTCGACAAAGGCGACACCAAACAAGACCTCCTCGCCCTGCGCCAAACCATCGTCGACACCCACGCCCCCGGCACCCCCATCCACGCCGTCACCGACCCCGAACGCGACCGCAACCCCACCAACTACCGCCAAGAAGTCGCCCGCTGGCACAGCGCCCGCGCCCAACTCCTCGCCGACACCATCCGCACCAACACCACCGACAACAGCACCATCGCCTTCCTCGTCTGGGGCGACCCCAGCCTCTACGACTCCACCCTGCGCATCATCGAACGCATGCGCCGCGAATGCCACCTCGACGCCCACGTGCACACCATCCCCGGCATCACCGCCATCCACGCCCTCACCGCCGCCCACAACATCCTCATCAACCGCGTCGGCGAAGCCATCCACATCACCACCGGCCGCAACCTCCCCAACGAAACCCCCAACAACCGCCGCAACATCATCGTCATGCTCGACGGCGGCACCGCCTGGCAAGACGTCGCCGGCGACAACACCTACATCTACTGGGGCGCCTACCTCGGCACCGAACACCAAACCCTCCGCCACGGCTGGGCCCGCGACATCGGCGAAGAACTAGCCACCCTCAAACAACAACTCCGCCAACAACACGGCTGGATCATGGACACCTACCTCCTGCGCGAAATGGACCACCACACCCAACCCACCGCCACCACCTAA
- a CDS encoding DNA polymerase III subunit gamma and tau, producing the protein MALYRKYRPATFSDVVGQDHVTKPLSTALDSGRINHAYLFSGPRGCGKTSSARIMARSLNCVQGPTSTPCGVCPSCISLAPGGPGNLDVTELDAASHNGVEDMRELRDRAFYAPAESRYRVFIIDEAHMITNAGSNALLKIVEEPPEHLIFIFATTEPEKVIGTIRSRTHHYPFRLLTPGDMRGLLERTCAAEGVTVDPDVYSLVIRAGGGSPRDSLSIMDQLLAGAGPDGLTYDMAIPLLGVTDTTLIDSTINALAEPAADKLYTTINSVIEAGHDPRRFTTDLLDRLRDLMILQTVPNTFELGLVDAPADYQQTLTDQAHAFAPGHLAHLASLVNDGLADMRGATSPRLLLEIIAARMLLPHTHVLPAATTAQQPAVATPTQPAPTAKGEVYVRPSQRAAQAAAQAAARATQPAPAPKPQPAPAPQPQQPQAPTQQAPASPAPAQPAQQAQPAPAQPAPVAQPTQPAQPQAPQASQPAPEPAAAALAAAQQDPQPTPAPSGVEAAPSGATEEQLAEAIAARWIEVRRMVSKKSPVAGVMLTEARVLGVRDNTVVIGHNTGALAARLNAEANNQVLVDVIKAIFGRDMRVHCEVGLNPKKAGFAPAANPATTAQPDASAQPPAQAVDATEPANTAEPLVPSAAEGEQPAAQPVETTAASGPDGGAEAVGEQSGTDMVGMTQAEVAVPHNAVADAVHAAEDNADPAADTAEQSRSIPAGSAAFQTDEAQAVPGFKHVMATPVAVAGISADTADAPAPEQPHQQEHTPHTPSDTPQQSLAQPDQSAAPTQPAVEHAAAPAADNTPDTHPAPPASEAQDTADSGWDTPAPLGGQSAKESADQPAEEPPAPQADAGWDAPRPLGGMQQDKPATTPPPAPAEKPAATESSPVVQPQAQTPVAEDGRPLARWEIAAARGRKALAERPEFSDGVPLPPEPGLPDYDDGFGGAPEPPPEDVPPPASDGLPADPAEHALEQAPAQPAVPAPAPQPQPQPQPQAQPRKPDGMGRAMAAAAAAKNNPSAYQAPVARTQEEEEEEMLAAARAEPGSLDHRDATTVAMELLAEHLGARPI; encoded by the coding sequence GTGGCCCTCTATCGCAAGTACCGTCCAGCAACCTTCTCAGACGTCGTCGGACAAGACCACGTCACCAAACCCCTGTCCACCGCACTCGACAGCGGGCGCATCAACCACGCGTACCTATTCTCCGGGCCCCGCGGCTGCGGCAAAACCTCCTCCGCCCGCATCATGGCCCGCTCCCTCAACTGCGTCCAAGGCCCCACCAGCACCCCCTGCGGCGTGTGCCCCTCCTGCATCTCCCTCGCCCCCGGCGGGCCAGGAAACCTCGACGTCACCGAACTCGACGCCGCCAGCCACAACGGCGTCGAAGACATGCGCGAACTCCGCGACCGCGCCTTCTACGCACCCGCCGAATCCCGCTACCGCGTCTTCATCATCGACGAAGCCCACATGATCACCAACGCGGGCTCCAACGCACTACTCAAAATCGTCGAAGAACCCCCAGAGCACCTCATCTTCATCTTCGCCACCACCGAGCCCGAAAAAGTCATCGGCACCATCCGCTCACGCACCCACCACTACCCCTTCCGCCTACTCACCCCAGGCGACATGCGCGGACTCCTCGAACGCACCTGCGCCGCCGAAGGCGTCACCGTCGACCCCGACGTCTACTCACTCGTCATCCGCGCCGGCGGCGGCTCCCCCCGCGACTCCCTATCCATCATGGACCAACTCCTCGCCGGCGCAGGCCCCGACGGCCTCACCTACGACATGGCCATCCCCCTCCTCGGAGTCACCGACACCACCCTCATCGACTCCACCATCAACGCCCTCGCCGAACCCGCCGCCGACAAGCTCTACACCACCATCAACTCCGTCATCGAAGCCGGCCACGACCCCCGCCGCTTCACCACCGACCTCCTCGACCGGCTGCGCGACCTCATGATCCTGCAGACCGTCCCCAACACCTTCGAACTCGGCCTCGTCGACGCCCCCGCCGACTACCAACAAACCCTCACCGACCAAGCCCACGCCTTCGCGCCGGGCCACCTCGCCCACCTCGCCAGCCTCGTCAACGACGGCCTAGCCGACATGCGCGGCGCCACCTCCCCGCGCCTCCTGCTCGAAATCATCGCCGCGCGCATGCTGCTGCCACACACCCACGTTCTGCCCGCGGCCACCACCGCCCAGCAGCCCGCAGTCGCCACCCCGACCCAACCCGCCCCTACCGCGAAGGGCGAAGTGTACGTCCGACCCAGCCAGCGCGCCGCCCAAGCCGCCGCTCAAGCTGCCGCCCGCGCGACGCAACCCGCCCCGGCACCCAAACCGCAACCGGCTCCAGCGCCCCAACCCCAACAGCCGCAGGCCCCCACCCAGCAGGCTCCTGCCAGCCCCGCGCCCGCACAGCCCGCCCAGCAGGCGCAACCTGCTCCAGCTCAGCCGGCACCGGTGGCGCAGCCCACCCAACCCGCGCAACCGCAGGCACCACAGGCCTCGCAGCCCGCACCCGAGCCAGCAGCCGCGGCGCTAGCTGCCGCGCAGCAAGACCCGCAGCCCACGCCGGCACCCTCCGGCGTGGAGGCCGCCCCAAGTGGCGCGACCGAAGAGCAGCTCGCGGAAGCGATCGCAGCCCGCTGGATCGAGGTGCGCCGCATGGTGTCCAAGAAGAGCCCCGTGGCAGGCGTGATGCTCACCGAGGCGCGCGTACTGGGAGTACGCGACAACACCGTGGTCATTGGACATAACACCGGCGCCCTGGCAGCCCGGCTCAATGCCGAGGCCAACAACCAGGTGCTGGTTGACGTCATCAAGGCCATCTTCGGCCGTGATATGCGCGTTCACTGCGAGGTGGGACTAAACCCTAAAAAAGCGGGGTTCGCACCGGCCGCGAACCCCGCAACTACCGCCCAGCCGGACGCCTCCGCACAACCCCCGGCGCAAGCAGTAGATGCGACCGAACCTGCTAACACGGCAGAGCCCCTAGTGCCCAGTGCAGCAGAGGGCGAGCAGCCGGCTGCACAGCCGGTCGAAACCACCGCAGCTTCCGGCCCCGATGGGGGCGCCGAAGCGGTGGGGGAGCAGTCCGGAACTGACATGGTCGGAATGACACAGGCGGAGGTAGCTGTCCCGCACAATGCTGTGGCAGATGCGGTGCACGCCGCCGAAGACAACGCCGACCCGGCTGCCGACACGGCCGAGCAATCGCGCAGCATCCCTGCAGGATCCGCGGCTTTCCAGACCGATGAAGCCCAGGCCGTGCCGGGCTTCAAACACGTCATGGCAACCCCAGTAGCCGTCGCCGGCATCAGTGCCGATACAGCAGATGCGCCCGCCCCGGAGCAGCCACACCAGCAGGAGCACACCCCGCACACACCTAGCGATACGCCGCAGCAATCCCTCGCTCAGCCGGACCAGTCCGCAGCGCCAACCCAGCCGGCAGTAGAACACGCCGCTGCCCCGGCAGCCGACAACACTCCGGATACCCATCCAGCCCCGCCAGCCTCGGAGGCGCAGGACACTGCTGACAGTGGTTGGGACACCCCAGCACCACTGGGTGGGCAATCGGCGAAAGAATCCGCTGATCAGCCCGCGGAAGAACCCCCGGCCCCACAGGCCGACGCTGGGTGGGATGCGCCCCGCCCGCTGGGTGGGATGCAGCAGGATAAACCCGCGACGACTCCTCCGCCAGCGCCGGCGGAAAAGCCAGCCGCTACTGAGTCTTCGCCGGTGGTCCAACCCCAAGCCCAAACCCCGGTGGCCGAAGACGGTCGTCCCTTGGCCCGCTGGGAGATCGCGGCCGCCCGCGGTCGCAAAGCCCTGGCGGAGCGGCCTGAGTTTTCCGACGGGGTTCCGCTGCCCCCCGAGCCCGGCTTGCCGGACTACGACGATGGTTTTGGTGGGGCACCCGAACCACCCCCAGAAGACGTTCCCCCGCCGGCAAGCGATGGCCTGCCCGCCGACCCGGCAGAGCACGCCCTCGAGCAAGCGCCCGCCCAGCCGGCAGTGCCGGCCCCGGCACCTCAGCCACAGCCACAGCCACAGCCTCAGGCGCAGCCCCGCAAGCCCGATGGCATGGGTCGCGCTATGGCGGCTGCGGCGGCAGCCAAGAACAACCCTTCCGCCTACCAGGCGCCAGTAGCGCGCACCCAGGAGGAAGAAGAGGAAGAAATGCTGGCGGCGGCTCGTGCGGAACCCGGCAGTTTGGACCACCGCGATGCCACCACCGTCGCGATGGAGCTTCTGGCCGAACACCTGGGTGCCCGCCCGATTTAG
- a CDS encoding YbaB/EbfC family nucleoid-associated protein: MTQPDMNQILAQAQEMQAKFQEAQQAILDTTMTGEAGNGLVKITMQGNGSVTDVSIDPQVVDPEDVETLQDLVAGAFADAHKKIGAFAEETMGPLSAGLNDPLGNIF, translated from the coding sequence ATGACTCAGCCCGATATGAACCAGATCCTCGCCCAGGCCCAGGAGATGCAGGCCAAGTTCCAGGAAGCACAGCAGGCCATCCTGGACACCACCATGACCGGTGAGGCCGGCAATGGTCTGGTCAAGATCACCATGCAGGGCAATGGCTCCGTCACCGACGTCAGCATCGACCCGCAGGTCGTTGACCCCGAGGACGTTGAGACCCTGCAGGATCTCGTCGCCGGCGCTTTCGCAGACGCCCACAAGAAGATCGGCGCCTTCGCCGAGGAGACCATGGGCCCGCTGTCTGCTGGCCTGAACGATCCGCTGGGCAACATCTTCTAA
- the recR gene encoding recombination mediator RecR produces the protein MFEGPVQDLIDEFSRLPGVGPKSAQRIAFHLLTVEEEDIDRLIRALGAVKGGVAFCRICCNISRDEVCRVCADSGRDKTTICVVEEPKDIQVIERTGEYTGRYHVLGGALDPLNGVGPKNLTISTLLQRIGGVLPDKELADSTPDSRQYAETPTISEVIIATDPNTEGEATASYLSRLLKDFPGLVVSRLASGMPLGGDLEFVDELTLSRALAGRLTL, from the coding sequence GTGTTTGAAGGGCCAGTTCAAGACCTCATTGATGAGTTCTCCCGCCTGCCTGGCGTCGGGCCGAAGTCTGCCCAGCGTATTGCCTTCCACCTGCTGACCGTGGAGGAAGAAGACATCGATCGGCTGATCCGTGCGCTGGGTGCGGTCAAAGGCGGGGTGGCGTTTTGCCGGATTTGTTGCAACATCTCCCGCGACGAGGTCTGTCGCGTGTGCGCGGATTCGGGCCGCGACAAGACCACTATTTGTGTGGTGGAAGAGCCGAAGGATATTCAGGTCATTGAGCGCACCGGCGAGTACACCGGCCGCTACCACGTGCTGGGCGGGGCTCTCGATCCGCTCAACGGTGTGGGGCCGAAGAATCTGACGATTTCGACCCTTTTGCAGCGCATCGGTGGGGTGTTGCCGGATAAGGAGTTGGCTGATTCCACCCCGGATAGTCGCCAGTACGCGGAAACCCCCACCATCAGTGAGGTGATCATCGCGACTGACCCGAACACCGAAGGGGAGGCGACGGCGTCCTATCTGTCGCGCCTGTTGAAGGATTTTCCGGGCCTGGTGGTGTCCCGTTTGGCTTCTGGTATGCCCTTGGGCGGCGATTTGGAGTTCGTCGACGAGCTCACCTTGTCGCGCGCGCTGGCGGGACGCCTGACGCTGTAG
- a CDS encoding type 1 glutamine amidotransferase, with protein sequence MLRIGLVLPDVLGTYGDDGNALVLRQRARMRGMDAEIIRITYGNAVPDDLDVYTLGGGEDTAQILATAHLAKDGGLNRAADNGRPILAICAGLQVLGHTFRAGGRTIDGLGLIDATTGGLNKRAIGEVATTPVAAKDWAGQLTSPLTGFENHMGSTILGPDARPLGTKTRGIGNTDDPAHAGAEGAVQGSVIATYMHGPALARNPQLADLLLAQALGKKLSDLEPLEIAEVSKLRSERLGKNAD encoded by the coding sequence ATGCTGCGCATCGGACTGGTCCTGCCCGACGTGCTCGGCACCTACGGCGACGACGGCAACGCGCTAGTGCTTCGCCAACGCGCCCGCATGCGCGGCATGGATGCCGAGATCATCCGCATCACCTACGGCAACGCCGTGCCGGATGACCTCGACGTCTACACCCTCGGCGGCGGCGAAGACACCGCCCAAATCCTGGCCACCGCCCACCTCGCCAAAGACGGCGGACTCAACCGCGCCGCCGACAACGGGCGCCCCATCCTGGCGATCTGCGCCGGCCTGCAAGTCCTCGGCCACACCTTCCGCGCCGGCGGCCGGACCATCGACGGTCTCGGCCTGATCGACGCCACCACCGGCGGGCTCAACAAGCGCGCCATCGGTGAAGTCGCCACCACCCCGGTCGCAGCCAAAGATTGGGCAGGACAACTCACCAGCCCGCTGACCGGCTTCGAAAACCACATGGGCTCCACCATCCTCGGGCCCGATGCTCGCCCCCTGGGCACCAAAACCCGCGGCATCGGCAACACGGATGACCCCGCCCACGCCGGCGCGGAAGGCGCCGTCCAAGGCAGCGTCATCGCCACCTACATGCACGGCCCCGCACTCGCCCGCAACCCCCAACTAGCCGACCTGCTGCTGGCACAGGCGCTGGGTAAAAAGCTCTCCGATCTAGAACCGCTAGAGATCGCCGAAGTCTCCAAGCTGCGCAGCGAACGCCTCGGCAAAAACGCCGACTAA
- a CDS encoding MurT ligase domain-containing protein, translated as MFDVAQRAVKAAQQAAKKAGDFGARVLPEPAQQGLKKARTQVAVSAAQAATFASQKTGRGAGGMIGGLVAGLIDPSLMENLAGSRPTMIITGTNGKSTTTRMAAAAVRTKYSVCTNTGGDNMDAGIISALLAGRSASHIVLEVDELHVPNAADKLDASVLVLLNLSRDQLDRVGEINMIERRLRAAVATRPTMTIIANCDDVMVTSVAYDHPNVVWVSAGAGWVGDSTSCPRTESHIVRDGDDWYATKKLADGREFRRPTPDYTVDERGLIRHTDGHVWPFELKLPGRANRGNAAQAIAAAITMGIVPDDAVHAVSEVDSVAGRYSTVEYKGRRVHLLLAKNPAGWQEALSMVDRSADGLVIAVNGQVADGEDLSWLWDVRFEDFDNLDVVAAGERGTDLGVRLTYADITHTLVHDTLAAIEACPAGRVEVLANYTAFRDLKKALARATTTDDQTTPEEK; from the coding sequence ATGTTCGACGTTGCACAGCGCGCGGTGAAAGCCGCGCAACAAGCCGCAAAGAAGGCGGGTGATTTCGGCGCACGCGTGCTGCCGGAACCTGCACAACAGGGCCTGAAAAAGGCCCGCACCCAAGTGGCGGTCAGCGCCGCGCAGGCCGCGACGTTCGCCTCCCAAAAAACCGGCCGCGGAGCCGGCGGCATGATCGGCGGCCTGGTGGCCGGCCTGATTGACCCATCCCTGATGGAAAACCTCGCCGGATCCCGCCCCACCATGATCATCACCGGCACCAACGGCAAATCCACCACCACCCGCATGGCGGCCGCCGCGGTGCGCACAAAATACTCCGTGTGCACCAACACCGGCGGCGACAACATGGACGCCGGCATTATCTCCGCGCTGCTCGCCGGGCGGTCTGCCTCCCACATCGTGCTGGAAGTCGACGAGTTGCACGTCCCCAACGCCGCCGACAAACTCGACGCCAGCGTCCTAGTGCTGCTGAACCTGTCGCGCGACCAGCTCGACCGCGTCGGCGAAATCAACATGATTGAACGCCGCCTGCGCGCCGCCGTCGCCACCCGCCCCACCATGACCATCATCGCCAACTGCGACGACGTCATGGTCACCTCGGTCGCCTACGACCACCCCAACGTCGTGTGGGTATCCGCCGGCGCCGGCTGGGTCGGCGACTCCACCTCCTGCCCCCGCACCGAATCCCACATCGTGCGCGACGGCGACGACTGGTACGCCACCAAAAAACTCGCCGACGGCCGCGAATTCCGCCGCCCCACCCCCGACTACACCGTCGACGAACGCGGACTCATCCGCCACACAGACGGCCACGTATGGCCCTTCGAGCTGAAACTGCCCGGCCGCGCCAACCGCGGCAACGCGGCACAAGCCATCGCCGCAGCCATCACCATGGGCATCGTCCCCGACGACGCCGTCCACGCCGTATCCGAGGTCGACTCCGTCGCCGGACGCTACTCCACCGTCGAATACAAAGGCCGCCGCGTGCACCTCCTGCTCGCCAAAAACCCGGCCGGCTGGCAAGAAGCCCTCTCCATGGTCGACCGCAGCGCCGATGGGCTCGTCATCGCCGTCAACGGCCAAGTCGCCGACGGCGAAGACCTCTCCTGGCTGTGGGACGTCCGCTTCGAAGACTTCGACAACCTCGACGTCGTCGCCGCCGGCGAACGCGGCACCGACCTCGGAGTGCGCCTCACCTACGCGGACATCACCCACACCCTCGTCCACGACACCCTCGCCGCCATCGAAGCCTGCCCCGCGGGACGCGTCGAAGTGCTCGCCAACTACACCGCCTTCCGCGACCTGAAAAAAGCGCTCGCACGCGCCACCACCACCGACGACCAGACCACCCCGGAGGAGAAATAA
- a CDS encoding LppP/LprE family lipoprotein produces the protein MPPRPWRHAARAAVGAIAVGGVCLVSACGASSPAPSLTAREPAPSSAGKTVRTIEPLSDDQSHGQCDPMLPNPLLKESSVPVLSPKAIGPAVFSYRIVSDEFDPCSPLSWVVLGGHAVSKGQDGKAIADTDREGVVWFRYGTPVNDPHPILLPRVGGVTRLDNHSARVTYFVTDEDPEAATTSEAPDAEEASSAETPTASMPAPEGFTAADVKFTTAFAPGDRVTIENNDLPRRANYQAVQIDVGQFLTGTTGQPSGS, from the coding sequence GTGCCGCCACGGCCGTGGCGTCACGCTGCGCGCGCCGCGGTGGGGGCGATCGCCGTGGGGGGCGTGTGCCTGGTGTCCGCGTGCGGTGCATCTTCTCCCGCCCCGTCGCTGACGGCCCGCGAACCGGCGCCTTCCTCGGCGGGTAAAACGGTGCGCACCATTGAGCCCCTATCGGATGACCAGTCGCATGGGCAGTGCGATCCAATGCTGCCGAATCCTTTGCTCAAAGAGTCCTCGGTGCCGGTACTGTCGCCGAAAGCTATCGGGCCCGCGGTGTTTAGCTACCGGATTGTTTCTGACGAGTTCGATCCGTGCAGCCCACTGAGTTGGGTGGTGTTGGGCGGCCATGCGGTCAGCAAGGGCCAGGATGGGAAAGCTATTGCCGACACCGACCGCGAAGGGGTGGTGTGGTTCCGTTATGGCACCCCGGTCAATGATCCGCACCCGATTTTGCTGCCCCGGGTGGGTGGGGTCACCCGGCTGGATAATCACTCGGCGAGGGTGACGTATTTCGTGACAGACGAGGACCCGGAAGCCGCCACCACCAGCGAGGCCCCGGATGCTGAAGAAGCAAGCAGTGCGGAAACCCCGACAGCGTCGATGCCGGCCCCGGAAGGTTTCACCGCGGCCGACGTGAAGTTCACGACCGCCTTTGCCCCCGGCGATCGGGTGACGATTGAAAACAATGATTTGCCGCGGCGGGCGAACTATCAGGCAGTCCAGATCGACGTGGGCCAATTTTTGACGGGCACCACCGGGCAGCCTTCCGGCTCCTAG